TGTCACCCATGCAATTTACAGAGGTGAcagcatttttgttgttgttacgcTTTcacttacatttttttttcggtttacaatgaaaaacagatgaaaattAAGCTATCAATATAATTATGGTCtataaatatgtaaaaacAGGCTCCTCAATGAGccagaacaacaaacaacgatTAGAAGTGTAACGTTCTACCCAAACTACCCCATTTCGTGTGATCATCTGAACAACTGAAATGGACAAGCTGAAGAAGGCCGAAACAACCCGAAATGAAACCATTCATCCTCCCACAAAGCCATTATAGCCCAGCAGcgtaaattaaaacataaaaacgccACAGCTTCATTTCACAAAACCCTTCCACTCATTATCTTATCATAATGGCATCGATAAACGGTGCGTTTTGACTAGTGTCCAAATGTTACGCGCAAGATGGATGGATACCGCGGTGTCTCGATAAGAATGGGGCGTGCGCATAAAAAAATTGAGAGACTTTATCCCAAAACGTGTCTACAAACTGTCTGTTTTTTCTTGTCGTCTTGCCGTCGatcctttccatttcttttttctttacttttttgcCATTGCTCCTAATCTGGCCATGATCCACAAAATCTACAATGGCGTTtctcatcgtcatcatcatcataattttTAACAGCCAAGACTAACCTATAATTTTGTTCTctatttaccttttttttcccgctCGCGCATTTCACAGAACCACCCACCGCCTGCTTGGAACGTCACCGTGGAAATTGCGCCATTTGCTCGATCTTGCTCTATCAGCTCATCTGAAGGGCGGTAAAATCCGATTTAAGATACGGAGCCGTTTTCATTATTTCACCCGCCACTCCCCCACCTCTCTCTCGTCCCCTGCCCCGGTGTTCCAGCTGTATCGTGAGACAATGTGGAACTGCTGTTAAAGCCGCAAGTGACTTCGTGCCCGTGTGTCTAACGTCACCTTTCAACTGTTTTCTGCGCTCAAGCTGCACCCATAAAAGCGTTTCCTCTCGCTCGCAACCGTTCGCCGCTGGCCGGAATATAATTAGCCGAGTCGTGAAAAGTGTCATTCCGGGTTTGCGCATCCACTGGTTCCGATCCGCATCTCGTGATTCGCATCCCAAAGAAAAGCCCTTTAGCGCGATGGTGACCTGTCAAAAGtggttggtgctgctgcagctggtcGTGGTGGGAACGCTCGCGATACCATCGCCGAGCAGCGCGAACGCCCGGCAGTCGGAAACGGAGGATGCACCGACCGTGCGGCTCGACTCCGACACCGGTGACGATCGTGAGCTGAAGAGTGACGATGACGGGTACGATTTCCTCTCGATCGATCAGCTCTTCCTCAACAATCCACAGTATCGACAGCTGATCAGCGATCTGCAGGCGCATACGTTCGGTAGCAACTGGCGCCGGAAGCGTGACGTCGCGGAACACGAGCTGCCCGACGCGTTTCGCAGCGAGGAAGCAGCGCTCAGCACACCGCGTGCGTCCACCGTACCGACAACGACCACGGGAGCGTCTACGGTGGCCGCTTCTACCAGCACCGCGACCGAAACACTCGTGACCGATGTGGCATCAAACCGAGACATCACGTCCGCGGCAACCACTTCCGATCTGCCCAAGGCGGCGGCACTAACTAGCACACCCACCAAGCCGAAGGAATCGCCCAAGGAAGTAACGAAACCATCGACGGCCAGTTCTATCAGCGtgactagcagcagcagtagcagcagcactaCTACCACAACAACGGCCACCTCTACTGCCAACCGGGGAAGCTCCACCGTTGCCACCAGCGCCGCTTACGGATCGTCCGGCTCGACGGAGGCTTCCGTCGGTCGGAACGCTACCGTCGAGTTGACTACGGCGGCGGCACCGATCCGTGCCAGCACGCCACGCCGTCTGTCGCACAAAAACAGctcgaacaaaaacaagaacaagCTATCGGCCGCCGCAGCCGCCGCCGCTGCCCAGACTGCGTCCAGCAAACCGCCCACCAGTGCAAGCGTCGGACCGAGCACGGTCAACGTGAACAAGGTCAGTGTCAGCAGCAATGCCGTggccagcagtagcagcagcagcagcagcaaccagaTCTCTCAGCAGACATCGCCAGCCGTCGCGATACCGGCAACCGAAAACGGAACAATCACCGGACCGGTCGGGAACAATAAAGATAAGGTAAGTCTTCGATGAGATGGCAGTTTTTaggtttttccagctctgggaggaaaaaacacatttccaaATATTATGTGACCCATCGAGGAAAGCCGATACGGTGGTCTATTAGCGACGAATCCGTTTTAAGATTGTAACCTAattttttctcccttcttTAAATCTTCAACAACCGAAAGGTCCAGAATCAAACCAAACTAGACCAAGCGGTAACTTCGGTA
The Anopheles moucheti chromosome 2, idAnoMoucSN_F20_07, whole genome shotgun sequence genome window above contains:
- the LOC128296971 gene encoding uncharacterized protein LOC128296971, producing the protein MVTCQKWLVLLQLVVVGTLAIPSPSSANARQSETEDAPTVRLDSDTGDDRELKSDDDGYDFLSIDQLFLNNPQYRQLISDLQAHTFGSNWRRKRDVAEHELPDAFRSEEAALSTPRASTVPTTTTGASTVAASTSTATETLVTDVASNRDITSAATTSDLPKAAALTSTPTKPKESPKEVTKPSTASSISVTSSSSSSSTTTTTTATSTANRGSSTVATSAAYGSSGSTEASVGRNATVELTTAAAPIRASTPRRLSHKNSSNKNKNKLSAAAAAAAAQTASSKPPTSASVGPSTVNVNKVSVSSNAVASSSSSSSSNQISQQTSPAVAIPATENGTITGPVGNNKDKTGLAPTKYHYYPHNQHIYFLPECAIQQVCNAVYVRLNYTQPLCACPPRYRDPCSASLNEDDNHTIKLVGNQQKRAITLAKTCENTNELRDCRAPKDWSILALQNTRTGKSHYLVICKCPPHYRLEGPLAHDQPTYAGLPGINVYGMLCVPPETSSYYASKPAKTPANVYNKWKIPSRQPVSSYRANSAAINAAVDNETESVSRTYQSPTAAAALANEA